Proteins encoded in a region of the Atopobium sp. oral taxon 416 genome:
- a CDS encoding PTS sugar transporter subunit IIB, with translation MSVKVIVACGSGVATSQTVASKVNRMLDKDKIDAHVEAVDLKSVGRYLKDAAAYITIVRDEKKYDLPIIDGIAFLTGVGQKQQYEKLLKAIKEYKG, from the coding sequence ATGTCAGTAAAAGTTATCGTTGCGTGTGGTAGTGGTGTTGCTACGTCGCAGACTGTGGCATCCAAGGTCAATCGTATGCTCGATAAGGACAAGATTGATGCCCATGTTGAGGCCGTCGACCTGAAGAGCGTCGGCCGCTATCTCAAGGATGCAGCTGCGTATATCACAATCGTTCGTGATGAGAAGAAGTACGACCTTCCTATTATCGACGGAATTGCATTTCTGACTGGTGTTGGACAGAAGCAACAATATGAGAAGCTTCTGAAGGCGATCAAAGAATACAAGGGCTAG